A genomic window from Thalassoroseus pseudoceratinae includes:
- a CDS encoding zinc-dependent alcohol dehydrogenase family protein, protein MRAAVFHKFGEPSEVLTCEDVSPPELQSGHVRVRMIGVPVNPSDLMTVRGGYGIEPELPATPGYEGVGIVEDGSGVLGKLLKGRRIAVLNKQGGNWAEQVVIPARQAVPLSSSIPWEQAAMFFVNPTTAYVMTQEVLAVPKGEWLLQTAAGSALGQMVIRLGEHLGFRTLCVVRREEQAEQLRNAGANECVVFDGADHEPDQLRDAVAKITDGQGVKYAIDPVGGTTATAVVRCLGVGGRLLCFGTLSGEDAVFSPRHLIGTETRIEGFWLARWMDAQGLLGRINTVRKVAKLISNGVLTSEVGHVFPLEDVAEAVRVSEERGRGGKVLIKISEL, encoded by the coding sequence ATGCGGGCGGCGGTATTCCATAAGTTCGGCGAACCCAGTGAAGTGCTAACGTGTGAAGATGTCTCACCGCCCGAATTGCAATCCGGGCACGTTCGCGTGCGGATGATCGGTGTGCCGGTGAACCCCTCGGACTTGATGACCGTGCGTGGTGGTTACGGCATCGAACCGGAATTGCCTGCGACGCCCGGTTACGAAGGCGTCGGGATTGTCGAAGACGGCAGCGGAGTTCTCGGCAAATTATTGAAAGGCCGACGCATTGCGGTGCTTAACAAGCAGGGCGGGAACTGGGCCGAACAGGTGGTGATTCCCGCTCGGCAAGCCGTGCCGCTTTCGAGCAGCATTCCTTGGGAACAGGCGGCGATGTTCTTCGTCAACCCGACCACCGCTTACGTGATGACGCAGGAAGTCTTGGCGGTTCCCAAAGGCGAGTGGCTCCTGCAAACCGCCGCCGGTTCCGCATTGGGGCAGATGGTCATTCGACTCGGCGAACACCTGGGGTTTCGCACATTGTGCGTGGTGCGACGGGAGGAGCAAGCGGAGCAACTTCGAAACGCCGGTGCCAATGAGTGCGTAGTCTTCGATGGTGCCGATCACGAACCGGATCAACTGCGTGATGCAGTCGCAAAGATCACCGATGGCCAGGGAGTGAAGTACGCCATCGACCCCGTTGGTGGAACGACGGCAACGGCGGTCGTGCGATGTTTGGGGGTCGGCGGACGGTTGCTCTGCTTCGGCACGCTGTCCGGAGAAGACGCCGTATTTTCACCGCGTCATCTCATTGGCACGGAAACGCGAATTGAAGGCTTTTGGCTCGCCCGTTGGATGGACGCACAAGGCCTGCTTGGTCGGATCAACACCGTACGGAAGGTTGCGAAGTTGATTTCGAACGGCGTGTTAACGTCCGAAGTCGGTCATGTGTTCCCGCTGGAAGACGTCGCCGAAGCCGTCCGAGTTTCCGAGGAGCGAGGTCGCGGTGGGAAAGTGTTGATCAAGATCAGCGAGCTGTAG
- a CDS encoding response regulator, whose translation MLVLTRRENERIVFPEVGITVELVAINGSRARIGVDAPSEVRILRHEIAEKEGVTSETPSLSIPLQRHPKLEKLGKASHEVRNHLNSTNIAAQLLRRQIDAGMLDDAESTVRTLLQELELLQTEVLQPQPKAVPAPESTATPPSALLVEDDKNEQSLLAGFLRMAGFEIITASDGREALDYLLNNERPDVVLMDMLMPHVDGPTTISEIRQHPALRDLKIFAVSGTSPMKLGVETGPEGIDRWFHKPIDPEELAREMARDLVS comes from the coding sequence ATGCTTGTCTTAACACGTCGCGAAAATGAACGGATTGTGTTTCCCGAGGTGGGAATCACTGTCGAACTTGTTGCAATCAACGGTTCCCGCGCCCGAATCGGTGTGGATGCCCCTTCTGAAGTCCGAATTCTTCGTCACGAAATTGCTGAAAAAGAAGGCGTGACGTCCGAAACACCTAGCTTGTCGATCCCCCTCCAACGTCACCCAAAGTTGGAAAAGCTCGGCAAAGCTTCGCATGAAGTTCGGAACCATCTCAACAGCACGAATATCGCTGCGCAATTGCTCCGACGGCAAATTGACGCCGGAATGCTCGACGACGCGGAATCCACCGTGCGGACCCTGCTTCAAGAACTGGAATTGCTGCAAACCGAGGTGCTTCAACCTCAGCCGAAAGCAGTGCCCGCTCCAGAATCGACTGCCACTCCGCCATCTGCATTGCTGGTCGAAGACGATAAGAACGAGCAATCGCTGCTCGCTGGTTTTCTGCGAATGGCCGGCTTCGAAATCATTACCGCAAGTGATGGTCGAGAAGCTCTGGACTACCTCTTGAACAACGAACGTCCGGATGTTGTCCTGATGGACATGCTCATGCCGCATGTCGATGGTCCAACAACCATTAGCGAAATCCGCCAGCACCCTGCTCTTCGAGACCTGAAAATCTTCGCGGTCAGCGGAACCTCGCCAATGAAACTTGGCGTGGAAACCGGCCCCGAAGGAATCGATCGCTGGTTCCACAAACCGATTGACCCCGAAGAACTCGCCCGCGAGATGGCTCGGGATTTGGTATCGTAA
- a CDS encoding circadian clock KaiB family protein: MNVRRHRAVELALTLYVSRLDSDHECMVRSLREAIENRLNTDQTYALEVIDVSTKPESAREHIVYATPTLVKISPAPERRIVGDLNNCREILEEWMLVEEQ; the protein is encoded by the coding sequence ATGAACGTCCGCCGTCATCGGGCAGTCGAACTCGCCCTAACGCTCTACGTTTCTCGCCTCGATTCCGACCACGAGTGCATGGTTCGGTCTCTACGAGAAGCCATAGAAAATCGGCTCAACACGGACCAGACCTACGCACTTGAGGTCATCGATGTTTCCACGAAACCCGAGTCAGCGCGGGAACACATCGTCTATGCGACGCCAACGTTAGTCAAAATATCTCCCGCACCGGAACGAAGAATCGTGGGAGATCTCAACAACTGCCGTGAGATTCTCGAGGAATGGATGCTTGTCGAAGAACAATAA
- a CDS encoding vWA domain-containing protein, whose protein sequence is MSFFSPNLFLNPGLLAGVAFIAVPIVLHFLLKSQPKRLPFPALRLLQNRRKQTVRRLQLRHLWLLLLRVLVIALLVLAIARPSLPAANYSLTMTEAAVLAGIVLLAAGVYLFFVRRWQSQRLPPQTFVYRRSVLRGGVGTMALILFALLVAWPYQRRIAAEVDAPVAELKDNLPVAAVFIFDTSDSMRYRFKGETRLEAAQTAAADYLEELPRGSRVAVTSSQNEEPLVFRDDLVVAKDDLNMLTPRAVSVPLNERVRAAALAQESDRGRLLESVATPAMEADAASQSDRYLREIYLFTDVAASGWQTSGAEQLKAELQRLPFVHVYLIDVSVADPVNVAVSKLELSDETLSGGESLTVDVTMKADGRQPQSRTVEIRTTAPGGEEATKRKRSVTITPGEAVVESFQLDDLSGAYLQGRVMVTTGDPLDADNERHFTVRVQPPPRVLILSGRDGEGDYLQEALAPSRLAELGQAPFQVDQFQADWLNSHRDDLGQYDVVCLVHVPGFPEPSWRALEEFVRRGGGMAAFLGMRNVEDSVSWNSVTAQEFLPAELSVIHQFDPPESLALDRAGHPILDRLFELDGVTGLSSRYVEKCWSVEPHEEAVVLTSYTRTDLGRPAIPALLSRPHVAGKTVMLTTAITPRGWSNIAQPSWQFLVFAHEMMQYLNAGDTVEVNGTAGEEIVLPLPDGVTLSEYILRKPDGAQSVVPVEGDENWLIVPDTDVVGSYTVLSSEPESKFRTGFSINRRSEESDLTKLTSEELATFFGEDGYRIGTNFEDLERMITVGRLGQELYPHVLTIVILVFCLEHLVANRFYGGDLQTEG, encoded by the coding sequence ATGTCGTTTTTTAGTCCTAATCTGTTCTTGAATCCTGGATTGCTCGCGGGGGTGGCGTTTATTGCCGTGCCGATCGTGCTGCACTTTCTGCTCAAGAGTCAGCCGAAGCGGTTGCCCTTTCCGGCATTGCGATTGCTGCAGAATCGTCGCAAACAAACCGTTCGGCGTTTGCAGCTTCGGCATTTGTGGTTGCTCTTGCTGCGAGTTTTGGTGATCGCATTGTTGGTGTTGGCGATTGCACGGCCATCATTGCCGGCAGCGAATTACAGTCTGACGATGACTGAAGCCGCTGTGCTGGCGGGGATTGTGTTGCTTGCGGCCGGAGTGTATCTGTTTTTCGTACGGCGATGGCAAAGTCAACGGCTGCCACCGCAGACGTTTGTGTACCGTCGCTCCGTATTGCGTGGCGGTGTGGGGACGATGGCACTCATTCTGTTTGCGTTGCTGGTCGCATGGCCATACCAACGGCGAATTGCCGCCGAAGTCGATGCCCCGGTGGCGGAACTCAAAGACAATCTCCCGGTCGCCGCTGTGTTCATCTTTGACACCAGCGACAGCATGCGTTACCGCTTCAAAGGGGAAACCCGGTTGGAAGCGGCTCAAACGGCGGCGGCGGATTACCTCGAAGAACTTCCACGGGGCAGTCGCGTTGCCGTGACAAGTTCCCAAAACGAGGAGCCGCTGGTTTTTCGAGACGATTTGGTTGTCGCCAAAGATGATCTCAACATGCTGACGCCGCGAGCAGTCAGTGTTCCGCTGAATGAACGTGTTCGTGCGGCGGCGTTGGCACAAGAGTCGGATCGGGGGCGATTATTGGAATCGGTTGCGACTCCGGCGATGGAAGCAGATGCCGCTTCGCAGTCTGATCGGTATTTGCGGGAGATTTATCTGTTTACCGACGTGGCCGCTTCCGGTTGGCAAACGTCAGGAGCCGAACAGCTCAAAGCGGAGTTGCAACGCCTGCCGTTTGTGCATGTCTATTTGATTGATGTCAGCGTGGCCGATCCGGTGAACGTCGCGGTCTCGAAACTGGAACTTTCCGACGAGACGCTATCTGGTGGGGAGTCGTTGACTGTGGATGTCACGATGAAAGCGGACGGGCGACAACCGCAGTCCCGCACTGTGGAAATTCGCACGACCGCTCCCGGCGGTGAGGAGGCGACCAAACGCAAACGCAGTGTGACCATTACACCCGGCGAAGCCGTTGTGGAGTCGTTTCAGTTGGACGACCTTTCTGGGGCGTATCTCCAAGGACGTGTGATGGTGACGACCGGCGACCCACTCGATGCCGACAACGAACGCCACTTCACCGTGCGAGTTCAACCGCCGCCGCGAGTGTTGATTCTTTCCGGAAGAGACGGGGAGGGCGATTACCTTCAGGAAGCACTCGCACCGTCGCGGTTGGCGGAGTTGGGCCAAGCACCGTTTCAAGTCGATCAGTTTCAAGCGGATTGGTTGAATTCGCATCGCGATGATCTGGGCCAATACGATGTCGTTTGCTTGGTGCATGTGCCCGGTTTTCCCGAACCGTCGTGGCGAGCGTTAGAGGAGTTCGTGCGACGCGGCGGCGGCATGGCAGCGTTTTTGGGAATGCGAAACGTCGAGGATTCCGTTTCTTGGAATTCCGTGACGGCTCAGGAATTCCTGCCTGCGGAACTCTCCGTGATTCATCAATTCGATCCACCGGAATCGTTGGCTCTCGATCGTGCGGGACATCCGATTTTGGATCGGTTATTTGAACTCGATGGTGTCACCGGATTGTCGTCGCGGTATGTGGAAAAGTGTTGGAGTGTGGAACCGCATGAAGAAGCGGTGGTGCTCACCTCGTATACCCGCACCGATCTCGGTCGCCCCGCGATCCCCGCCTTGCTGAGTCGACCGCACGTTGCCGGGAAAACTGTGATGTTGACGACCGCCATCACGCCGCGAGGATGGAGCAACATCGCCCAACCAAGTTGGCAGTTTCTCGTGTTCGCTCATGAAATGATGCAGTACCTCAACGCTGGCGACACGGTCGAAGTCAACGGAACGGCTGGTGAGGAAATCGTGCTACCGTTACCGGACGGCGTGACGCTTTCGGAATACATTCTTCGCAAGCCGGATGGTGCACAGTCGGTCGTGCCTGTCGAAGGTGACGAGAATTGGCTCATCGTGCCCGACACCGATGTCGTCGGTTCCTACACCGTTCTGAGTTCAGAACCGGAGTCGAAATTTCGCACCGGTTTCAGCATCAACCGACGCAGCGAAGAAAGTGACCTAACAAAACTCACGTCTGAAGAGTTGGCCACGTTCTTCGGCGAAGATGGTTACCGGATTGGCACGAACTTTGAAGACTTGGAGCGGATGATCACGGTCGGTCGGTTGGGGCAGGAACTCTATCCGCACGTCCTGACGATTGTGATCCTTGTGTTTTGTCTTGAGCATCTCGTCGCGAATCGATTCTATGGTGGCGATTTGCAAACCGAAGGTTAA
- a CDS encoding TolC family protein has protein sequence MSNRRAKRTFVLAVTAVLGSFVTSGCNRYEYRQEADDEAYCLIHEKDNDPRWDSPGFTIEMDPRSRYYDVYDEVEPPMPPDDPVSHTFMHHVDGMDHWPYWHQFGDRPDLENPFWKEELRASHKITDEGKVRLALEDAIKLALIHSPDYQQQFETVYLSALDVSTERFRFDVQFFGSFDPAFTTVGEERANVFRSVPPRTGNIFTPARDGSNQVSLDSGLRAERQLSTAGEVLVGFANSTVWEFVGPNRGFTTSLLNFSLVQPLLRNGGRAFALEQLTIAERALLANLRALERYRHGFYTNLAIGNSGVSGPSRRGGFFGGTGLTGFTGQGSGGFGGVGDATGFGRGFGGGTGGTGGGSGTTGFAGGGAGTLGGFLGLLQQLQQIRNSEQSLEAQLGTLELLEAALDAGLIDIAQVDQFRQSIETERATLLQAQNNYLDSLEGFLTGRLGLPPDTPVELDDEMLEPFQFVGDDMIELQNALSELAGDFGDIADEPTAETLTEYIERTVDLSGNIEALIQQTRDELDELESSALARLNTMTEAEQGLFNTDRRRLKEAFENLRTEYARLESALEALPKGLERDGVKPSRNKLVQIQTDLENVVGELSLIHGRARLETITVDPVNLDPHHALEIARRYRLDWMNNRAALVDTWRLIEFNAIALKSDITVRFEGDLQTLGGDNPLKFRDDTGTLRAGLEFDPPFTRLVERNNFRQQLIEYQQSRRQLIQYEDNVHQTLRQLLRQLNELEINLEIQRRAVAIAIRRVDQTREILNQPAPPAGPDGAATSRGFGPTAALNLLTALSDLRSTQNNFLSVWLNHYATRMVLMRELGLMRVDENNIWIDEPLDLAIATAESYVCDELPPEVIGTWLEPVPKPGVNRPDAQTAPAPAPAPLSEEDEDDDNTRSVPPTLPMPNTLQPAPAETIQNIRPIHFEEPASPSPESIRHFPRSRFGTNR, from the coding sequence ATGAGCAATCGACGAGCGAAGCGAACTTTCGTGCTCGCGGTGACGGCTGTTCTCGGGTCGTTTGTGACATCGGGATGCAATCGCTACGAGTATCGGCAAGAGGCCGACGACGAAGCTTATTGCCTCATCCATGAGAAAGACAACGACCCTCGATGGGACTCGCCAGGGTTCACCATCGAGATGGACCCACGAAGTCGGTACTACGACGTCTACGACGAAGTCGAACCGCCGATGCCACCGGACGATCCGGTGTCGCATACCTTCATGCATCACGTCGACGGCATGGACCATTGGCCATATTGGCACCAGTTCGGCGATCGGCCCGATTTGGAAAATCCGTTCTGGAAAGAAGAACTCAGAGCGTCTCACAAAATCACTGACGAAGGCAAAGTCCGCTTGGCTTTGGAAGATGCCATCAAGCTGGCATTGATTCACTCGCCGGACTACCAGCAACAATTCGAAACGGTTTACTTGTCCGCGCTCGACGTCAGCACGGAACGATTCCGATTCGATGTGCAGTTCTTCGGAAGTTTCGATCCAGCGTTTACAACGGTCGGTGAAGAACGCGCGAACGTGTTCCGATCTGTGCCCCCGCGAACCGGCAACATCTTCACACCGGCACGTGACGGCAGCAACCAAGTCTCGCTCGATTCCGGTCTGCGAGCCGAACGACAACTCTCGACCGCTGGTGAAGTTCTTGTCGGATTCGCCAACTCGACGGTGTGGGAATTCGTTGGTCCGAACCGTGGATTTACGACCTCGCTTCTCAACTTCAGCTTGGTGCAACCACTCCTGAGAAACGGTGGCCGAGCATTTGCGTTGGAACAATTGACGATCGCCGAGCGGGCGTTGCTCGCGAACTTGCGAGCATTGGAACGGTACCGTCATGGTTTTTACACCAACTTGGCAATTGGGAACTCCGGGGTTAGCGGACCAAGTCGACGCGGTGGTTTCTTCGGCGGCACCGGTTTGACCGGGTTCACCGGTCAAGGGAGCGGCGGTTTCGGGGGTGTCGGCGATGCCACCGGATTCGGTCGCGGCTTCGGCGGCGGCACCGGCGGAACGGGTGGCGGCAGCGGAACCACTGGGTTCGCCGGGGGTGGTGCCGGAACGCTCGGCGGATTCCTCGGTCTGCTGCAACAGCTGCAACAAATCCGCAACAGTGAGCAAAGTCTCGAAGCCCAACTTGGCACACTGGAATTGCTTGAGGCCGCGTTGGATGCCGGTCTCATCGACATCGCTCAGGTTGACCAGTTTCGACAAAGCATCGAAACCGAACGGGCCACCCTGCTCCAAGCACAGAACAACTATCTAGATTCGTTGGAAGGCTTCCTCACGGGTAGACTCGGCCTGCCTCCCGACACCCCGGTGGAACTCGACGACGAAATGCTCGAACCGTTTCAATTTGTCGGCGACGACATGATCGAACTGCAAAACGCATTGTCCGAACTCGCCGGTGACTTCGGGGATATCGCAGACGAACCCACCGCCGAAACGTTGACGGAATACATCGAAAGAACTGTTGATCTCTCCGGGAATATCGAAGCCCTGATCCAGCAAACTCGTGATGAGTTGGACGAACTCGAATCCAGTGCCTTGGCTCGATTGAATACCATGACTGAAGCCGAGCAAGGACTGTTCAATACGGATCGTCGGCGTTTGAAAGAAGCCTTCGAAAACTTGCGGACAGAATACGCGCGGCTGGAATCCGCACTCGAAGCGTTGCCGAAAGGGCTCGAACGTGACGGTGTGAAGCCATCGCGAAACAAATTGGTGCAAATCCAGACCGATCTCGAAAACGTCGTTGGCGAACTCTCGCTGATTCACGGACGGGCACGGTTGGAGACCATTACGGTCGATCCGGTGAACCTCGATCCGCACCACGCCTTGGAAATCGCACGACGCTACCGCCTGGACTGGATGAACAACCGAGCCGCTCTCGTGGATACCTGGCGGCTGATCGAGTTCAACGCCATTGCTCTCAAGTCCGACATCACCGTGCGGTTTGAAGGCGATCTGCAAACACTCGGTGGCGATAACCCGCTGAAATTCCGCGACGACACCGGCACCCTCCGAGCCGGACTCGAATTCGACCCGCCGTTCACACGGCTTGTCGAACGCAACAACTTCCGTCAGCAATTGATCGAATACCAACAATCGCGACGCCAGCTCATTCAGTACGAAGACAACGTGCACCAAACGCTTCGGCAACTCTTGCGACAACTCAACGAGTTGGAAATCAACTTGGAAATTCAACGCCGAGCCGTCGCCATTGCGATTCGCCGAGTCGACCAGACACGGGAAATCCTCAACCAACCGGCTCCACCCGCTGGTCCGGATGGAGCGGCTACGAGTCGGGGATTCGGACCGACGGCGGCACTCAACCTGCTCACTGCTCTCTCCGACTTGCGAAGCACGCAGAATAACTTTCTCTCAGTTTGGCTGAACCATTACGCCACGCGGATGGTACTGATGAGGGAGTTGGGCTTGATGCGAGTCGACGAAAACAACATCTGGATCGACGAACCACTCGACCTCGCGATTGCGACGGCTGAAAGTTACGTCTGTGACGAGCTTCCGCCGGAAGTGATCGGCACCTGGTTGGAACCGGTTCCGAAACCGGGCGTGAATCGGCCGGACGCACAAACCGCTCCGGCACCGGCACCGGCTCCGCTGAGTGAAGAAGACGAGGATGACGACAACACGCGATCGGTGCCACCAACACTTCCGATGCCGAACACGCTGCAACCAGCACCGGCGGAAACGATTCAGAACATCCGACCGATTCACTTCGAAGAACCGGCGAGCCCATCGCCGGAATCGATTCGTCACTTTCCGCGGTCACGGTTCGGAACCAACCGTTAG
- a CDS encoding phosphoribosylaminoimidazolesuccinocarboxamide synthase — protein MSALINTNLPGLTPHRGKVRDIYDFGDQLLLVATDRISAFDWILSDGIPDKGRLLTQLSRWWFDKLEVPNHLLDADLTDLPLPSGTDLASLEGRSMVVRRVDIVPIECVVRGYLAGSGWKEYQASQTVCGVPLPPGLVECSQLPEPIFTPATKAESGHDLNISFEEMQSRVGRELSEKLRDLSFDIYNKAAAITQEAGIILADTKFEFGQIDGELLLADEVLTPDSSRFWPIDRYQPGRNQPSFDKQFVREWLESTTWDKNSPPPQMPTEIVQKTRERYLEAYRRLTGEDFA, from the coding sequence ATGTCTGCACTGATCAATACAAACCTCCCCGGACTCACGCCGCATCGGGGCAAAGTCCGTGATATTTACGACTTCGGTGACCAACTTCTGCTTGTGGCGACCGACCGAATCAGCGCGTTCGATTGGATTCTCTCGGATGGCATCCCCGACAAAGGACGACTGCTGACGCAACTCAGTCGATGGTGGTTCGACAAGCTGGAAGTGCCGAACCATCTTCTCGACGCTGACCTGACGGATCTCCCACTCCCATCCGGCACGGACTTGGCATCGCTGGAAGGTCGGTCGATGGTCGTGCGACGGGTCGACATCGTCCCGATCGAATGTGTGGTTCGCGGCTACTTGGCGGGGTCGGGCTGGAAGGAATACCAAGCGAGTCAGACGGTTTGCGGGGTTCCGTTGCCGCCGGGACTGGTGGAATGCAGCCAACTTCCCGAACCCATCTTTACCCCGGCGACGAAAGCCGAGAGTGGTCATGACCTCAACATTTCGTTTGAAGAGATGCAATCGCGAGTCGGTCGTGAGTTGTCAGAAAAACTCCGTGATCTGAGTTTCGACATCTACAACAAAGCCGCCGCCATCACCCAGGAAGCAGGAATTATTCTGGCCGACACGAAGTTCGAGTTTGGTCAAATCGACGGCGAATTGCTGCTGGCTGATGAAGTGCTGACGCCAGACAGTTCCCGCTTCTGGCCGATCGATCGGTACCAACCGGGACGCAATCAACCGAGTTTCGACAAACAGTTCGTGCGTGAATGGCTCGAAAGCACGACATGGGACAAGAACAGTCCACCGCCGCAAATGCCCACCGAGATCGTCCAGAAAACCCGTGAACGATACCTCGAAGCTTATCGCCGTCTCACTGGTGAAGACTTCGCCTGA
- the smpB gene encoding SsrA-binding protein SmpB gives MSKSKKKKKQSASDDPNNRTVTRNRKARHEYEILEDLECGVVLQGSEVKSIRNGKVSIEEAYGRVRDGELWLVGADIAEYPQANVMNHEPKRSRKLLLHRRELRKFAESADQTGLTIVPLALYFKNGRIKVQMAVGRGRKMHDKRDKLKKQSDRREMRGAMMKHQ, from the coding sequence ATGAGTAAATCCAAGAAGAAAAAGAAGCAGTCGGCAAGCGACGATCCCAACAACCGCACCGTCACCCGCAATCGCAAAGCGAGACACGAGTACGAAATTCTTGAAGACCTCGAATGCGGCGTTGTTTTGCAAGGCAGCGAAGTCAAAAGCATTCGCAACGGGAAGGTGTCGATCGAGGAAGCTTACGGGCGAGTTCGTGATGGAGAGTTGTGGCTCGTCGGTGCGGATATTGCCGAGTATCCGCAGGCGAACGTGATGAATCACGAACCGAAACGCTCACGGAAGCTGTTACTTCACCGTCGGGAATTACGTAAGTTCGCCGAGTCCGCCGATCAAACCGGCCTCACGATCGTGCCGCTCGCGTTGTACTTCAAGAACGGCCGCATCAAAGTACAAATGGCCGTCGGTCGTGGTCGCAAAATGCACGACAAACGCGACAAACTCAAAAAGCAATCCGACCGCCGTGAAATGCGTGGAGCGATGATGAAACACCAGTGA
- a CDS encoding hybrid sensor histidine kinase/response regulator: MRRSNLREGDTWEWSRSGCDDAARIADLERALQTCNNAFHSIVDRSGDGVLVINLEGKICYSNPAARKLLATPRDALLGDAFGIPVAATERTEITILRDGLPHRIAEMRVTKTEWQGEPAYLAMLRDVTERRQSEDRSKEDVRRRDVFLAMLSHELRNPLAAVSNAARLMARPNITLEMFHEAREVIERQCGQMTRLLEELLDVSRISQGKIELRRTCVALRGLLDDAVKATAGMFSEREQTLKVDFPEEELSIEADTVRLHQVLVNLLSNASKYSESGQSVLLHVENMGQSVRIAVRDEGVGMSADQLEDIFEPFAQIDSSLSRSDGGLGIGLSLVRSLVELHGGMVEAHSEGPGTGSEFILHLPLSAELPDEPVLDRLTETPKTLRILLVEDNKDVRRMLRSLLQMEGYEVEAAEDGTSGLELLSSFSPDLMFIDIGLPGIDGYEVAQTIRLDPANEHIHLVALTGYGQPSDREKAEQSGFDTHLSKPIDFTLLAEFLGERVRHLRNAEPVVLDRPTAVVNRTEPTDSA; this comes from the coding sequence ATGCGGCGTTCCAATCTCCGAGAAGGCGATACGTGGGAATGGTCTCGCTCTGGATGCGACGATGCCGCCCGCATTGCAGATCTTGAACGTGCTTTGCAGACGTGCAACAACGCGTTTCACAGCATTGTCGATCGGTCGGGCGATGGCGTTCTGGTCATTAATCTCGAAGGAAAAATCTGCTACTCCAACCCGGCAGCCCGCAAACTCCTGGCAACGCCGCGTGATGCCCTGCTTGGTGATGCGTTCGGCATCCCCGTCGCCGCAACCGAGCGAACGGAGATTACAATCCTCCGAGATGGACTTCCGCACCGCATTGCGGAAATGCGGGTGACCAAGACCGAATGGCAGGGAGAACCCGCCTATTTGGCAATGCTTCGCGACGTCACCGAACGAAGACAGTCCGAAGATCGCTCCAAAGAAGATGTGCGGCGGCGTGATGTCTTCCTCGCAATGCTCTCCCACGAATTGCGAAACCCATTGGCGGCAGTTTCGAACGCCGCCCGATTGATGGCTCGCCCCAATATCACTTTGGAGATGTTCCATGAGGCCCGGGAAGTCATCGAACGCCAATGCGGGCAAATGACTCGGCTTCTTGAGGAACTCCTGGATGTCTCACGCATCTCCCAAGGAAAAATTGAGCTCCGAAGAACGTGCGTCGCACTCCGCGGATTGTTGGATGACGCCGTGAAAGCCACCGCGGGAATGTTTTCCGAGCGTGAGCAAACGCTCAAAGTTGATTTCCCCGAAGAAGAATTATCCATCGAAGCCGATACCGTTCGTCTGCATCAAGTCTTAGTGAACTTGCTTTCAAACGCTTCCAAATATTCCGAAAGCGGCCAATCGGTTCTGCTCCATGTCGAGAATATGGGGCAATCCGTCCGGATTGCCGTTCGAGATGAAGGCGTGGGCATGTCCGCCGATCAACTTGAAGATATCTTCGAGCCGTTTGCCCAGATCGACTCCTCGCTTTCACGCTCCGACGGTGGACTTGGCATCGGACTGTCGTTGGTTCGCAGCCTTGTCGAACTCCACGGCGGAATGGTTGAAGCTCACAGCGAAGGACCAGGAACCGGCAGCGAATTCATCCTCCATCTTCCCTTAAGCGCGGAATTGCCGGACGAGCCGGTCCTCGACCGTCTCACGGAAACTCCCAAGACGTTGCGAATCCTTCTTGTGGAGGACAATAAAGATGTCCGCAGAATGCTGCGGTCCCTCCTGCAAATGGAAGGCTACGAAGTCGAAGCGGCTGAAGACGGGACGAGTGGGCTCGAATTGCTCTCGTCTTTCTCACCAGACCTGATGTTCATCGACATTGGTTTGCCGGGCATTGACGGTTACGAAGTCGCACAGACCATTCGTCTCGACCCTGCGAATGAGCACATTCATCTGGTCGCCTTGACGGGTTACGGCCAACCAAGTGACCGAGAAAAGGCCGAGCAGAGCGGCTTCGACACTCACCTTTCCAAACCGATCGACTTTACGCTGCTCGCTGAATTTCTTGGCGAGCGAGTCCGTCATCTTCGGAACGCGGAACCTGTTGTGCTTGATCGCCCGACGGCGGTCGTCAACCGCACGGAACCCACCGATTCCGCCTGA